The Longimicrobium sp. sequence CACTTCCTTCTACCAGCCCATCATCATTGATATTAACGGTAAATGAACCTGTGGTTTCACCGTCAGGAATGGTAATGCTAGCAGGAATGAACCCGGTGAAGTCGTCAGCAGTGGCTGTTCCTGAAAGATTAACATCAACGGTTTGAGCTCCGACAACGGCGCTGGATGCTGTGGCGGTGACGGTGATAGTTGGACTTCCTGTTTCTGTACTTGTGGCTGGGGAAACGAGGAGGTTGACTGTGGGGAAGTCGTCGTCGTCGGTAATTGCCACCTCACCTGTTGTCGTAGTTCCCAAAACAATTCCGCTAGAAGGATTCGAGATTGTGAATGTACCTGTTTCATTTCCTTCTACCAGTTCATCATCATTGATATTAACGGTAAATGAACCTGTGGTTTCACCGTCAGGAATGGTAATGCTAGTAGGAATGAACCCTGTAAAGTCAGCAGCTATCGCAGTCCCTGAAAGATTAACATCAACGGTTTGATCTCCGACAACAGCGCTGGATGCTGTGGCGGTGACGGTGATTGTTGGACTTCCTGTTTCTGTACTTGTGGCTGGGGAAACCGAGAGGTTGACTGTGGGGAAGTTGTCGTTGTCGGTAATTGTGAGTGTCGCAGTTGTATTCTCAACAACTGGATCGAGAAAGTAGTTCCAATTGTTGGTATCGGCAGTGACGTTAACTTTGATTGTTTCCCCTGGGTTGATGATAGCATCATCGACGGGGACGGCATTGAGGACGGCGGTGGTTGCACCCGCGGCAATGGTGAAAGTGTTGGCAGTCACAGCCGTGATATTCGTACCCGCACTTAAGGAGTAGTGACTGGGGTTGGTGGCGGTACTGCCGGTGGTGTTGAAGTTGACGACTAAACCGCCAGAAGGGGCGGGAGTATCGAGGGTAATAGTAAATGTGCCATTAGTGGGGCCTGTTTCGGTGGGGGTAGTGCCTGCTGCGATGCTGACTTTGGGGGTGTTGTTGAGGAGGATGGAGATGGTCGTGCTGAAAGTGCTCGTCACAGCTACATCTGGTTTCCCGTCCAAGTTGAAGTCGCCGATGCTGACTGAATAGGGGAGCCTCCCAGTGGTGAAGTCTACTTTGG is a genomic window containing:
- a CDS encoding FG-GAP-like repeat-containing protein gives rise to the protein RTSILINTTPTGSTTPTFAPKVDFTTGNQPWSVSVGDINGDGSPDVAVANFESYTTSILINTTPTGSTTPTFAPKVDFTTGRLPYSVSIGDFNLDGKPDVAVTSTFSTTISILLNNTPKVSIAAGTTPTETGPTNGTFTITLDTPAPSGGLVVNFNTTGSTATNPSHYSLSAGTNITAVTANTFTIAAGATTAVLNAVPVDDAIINPGETIKVNVTADTNNWNYFLDPVVENTTATLTITDNDNFPTVNLSVSPATSTETGSPTITVTATASSAVVGDQTVDVNLSGTAIAADFTGFIPTSITIPDGETTGSFTVNINDDELVEGNETGTFTISNPSSGIVLGTTTTGEVAITDDDDFPTVNLLVSPATSTETGSPTITVTATASSAVVGAQTVDVNLSGTATADDFTGFIPASITIPDGETTGSFTVNINDDGLVEGSETGTFTISNPSSGIVLGTTTTGEVTITDDDCICDDIDYPNLNQPNPVENTIIGVSPIQIGTALNDEFLGSNSGHIFDGKLGDDNIYGGAVHDILKGNKGNDFIIGGNGDDLLLGEENNDIILGNLGEDVIWGGKANDSLNGGEGNDLILGNENNDFIDGDMDNDTLKGGQGDDIMLGSQGDDYLFGNQGSDTICGGEGNDFISGNEQADILGGCEGNDTLYGGEDNDTLTGCQGDDILYG